From Bacillus sp. Bos-x628, the proteins below share one genomic window:
- a CDS encoding amino acid ABC transporter ATP-binding protein: protein MLTVKGLKKSFGENEILKSIDFTINKGQVVAILGPSGSGKTTMLRCLNALEIPNGGSLTFDDFSIDFSKKNKQADLLKLRRKSGMVFQDYHLFPHRTVLENVMEGPVQVQGRSKETVRKEAIQLLHKVGLEDKKDLYPFQLSGGQKQRVGIARALAIQPELMLFDEPTSALDPELVGEVLKVMKDLAKEGWTMVVVTHEIKFAQEVADEVIFIDDGVIVEQGPPNEILKQPKEERTKQFLNRILNPV from the coding sequence ATGCTAACAGTCAAAGGCTTAAAGAAATCCTTTGGTGAAAATGAGATTTTAAAGTCAATTGATTTTACAATCAACAAAGGACAGGTTGTGGCCATCCTTGGTCCATCAGGTTCAGGAAAAACGACCATGCTCCGTTGTTTAAATGCACTTGAAATACCAAATGGCGGCTCCTTAACCTTCGATGATTTTTCGATTGATTTTTCTAAAAAGAATAAACAAGCAGATCTGCTTAAACTGCGGCGGAAGTCAGGGATGGTTTTTCAAGATTATCACTTGTTTCCACATCGTACTGTTCTTGAGAATGTGATGGAAGGTCCTGTCCAAGTACAGGGTCGTTCGAAAGAGACGGTTCGAAAAGAAGCCATACAGCTTTTGCATAAGGTTGGACTTGAAGATAAAAAGGATTTATATCCATTCCAGCTTTCAGGCGGTCAAAAGCAACGTGTCGGCATTGCCCGAGCACTTGCCATCCAGCCAGAACTTATGCTCTTTGATGAGCCAACCTCAGCGCTTGATCCTGAGCTCGTCGGTGAAGTGCTAAAGGTCATGAAGGATCTTGCGAAAGAAGGCTGGACCATGGTGGTTGTCACACATGAAATCAAGTTCGCCCAAGAGGTGGCAGACGAAGTGATCTTTATTGATGATGGCGTCATTGTCGAACAGGGGCCTCCAAACGAAATATTAAAACAACCAAAGGAAGAACGAACCAAACAATTTTTAAATCGAATTTTGAATCCTGTATGA
- a CDS encoding alpha/beta fold hydrolase codes for MNQLFKTFEKKPECIQLICFPFAGGYSASYRPLFEQLRGTAEVTAAEPPGHGTNLMPLESSIDRLADLYKEGLKNRLNRPFILFGHSMGGLVVYRLTQKLEKEGIYPAAVVISAIQPPQTKRQLLTHLSDEVFVQHIADMGGIPKELLENKPMMDYFTPSLRADYQALETFQHTDKTIIESPVYLLNGREDDQCMKDANGWLKWAKTTIKRTDFNGGHMYINTELQPFAERMRDIIEHATGTHLIKK; via the coding sequence ATGAATCAGTTATTTAAAACCTTTGAAAAAAAACCAGAATGCATTCAGCTCATCTGTTTTCCTTTTGCAGGCGGATATTCCGCCTCCTACCGACCGCTTTTCGAACAACTAAGGGGTACTGCTGAAGTAACAGCGGCAGAGCCCCCAGGTCATGGAACTAATTTGATGCCGCTTGAATCAAGCATTGATCGGCTGGCCGATTTGTATAAAGAAGGATTAAAGAACAGACTGAACCGTCCATTTATCTTATTTGGACATTCAATGGGAGGGCTTGTGGTCTACAGGCTAACACAAAAGCTAGAAAAAGAAGGCATCTATCCCGCAGCGGTGGTGATTTCGGCTATTCAGCCGCCACAAACGAAAAGACAGCTTCTAACCCACTTGTCAGATGAGGTATTTGTTCAGCATATTGCGGATATGGGTGGTATCCCAAAGGAATTATTGGAAAATAAGCCAATGATGGATTACTTTACACCATCATTACGTGCGGATTATCAAGCATTGGAAACCTTTCAACATACAGACAAAACCATCATTGAGTCACCGGTTTATTTATTGAATGGACGAGAAGATGATCAATGCATGAAAGATGCAAACGGCTGGTTAAAATGGGCAAAGACGACGATCAAACGTACAGATTTTAACGGAGGTCACATGTATATCAACACAGAATTGCAACCATTCGCTGAACGAATGAGAGATATCATTGAGCATGCGACTGGCACTCATCTGATCAAAAAATAA
- a CDS encoding amino acid ABC transporter permease produces the protein MLQNNILGVVIPWDLLQQSFWPMMTQGIDYTIPLAIIAFIIGLFIALVTALARMSKIKVLRWIFSIYVSAVRGTPLFVQLFIIFYFFPTFNITIDPFPSAIIAFSLNVGAYASEIIRASVLSVPKGQWEAGYSIGMTHRKTLVRVILPQAVRVSIPPLSNSFISLVKDTSLASQILVAELFRKSQEIAAANLDQILFIYMEAALIYWIFCFILSLVQHQIEKRLDRYVAR, from the coding sequence ATGTTACAAAATAATATCCTGGGGGTCGTCATTCCGTGGGATCTTCTTCAGCAATCTTTTTGGCCAATGATGACACAGGGAATTGATTATACAATTCCCTTGGCCATCATTGCCTTTATTATTGGTCTTTTTATTGCGCTTGTGACAGCCCTTGCTAGAATGTCTAAGATCAAAGTGCTCAGATGGATTTTCTCTATTTATGTGTCGGCTGTTCGTGGAACACCGCTTTTTGTGCAATTGTTCATTATTTTCTATTTCTTTCCGACATTCAATATTACAATTGATCCATTTCCAAGTGCCATTATTGCTTTTTCATTAAATGTAGGCGCGTATGCTTCGGAGATTATTCGTGCATCTGTGCTTTCTGTTCCAAAAGGACAATGGGAAGCTGGTTATTCCATTGGGATGACCCATCGCAAAACGCTCGTCCGTGTCATTTTGCCGCAGGCAGTGCGTGTGTCGATTCCACCGCTATCTAATTCATTTATTAGCTTAGTAAAGGATACGTCCCTTGCATCGCAAATTCTAGTCGCAGAGCTTTTCCGTAAATCACAGGAAATCGCCGCGGCGAACTTGGATCAAATTTTGTTCATTTATATGGAAGCAGCCCTGATCTATTGGATATTCTGCTTCATTCTATCGCTCGTTCAGCACCAAATTGAAAAACGACTTGATCGTTATGTCGCAAGGTAA
- a CDS encoding 4'-phosphopantetheinyl transferase superfamily protein: MKIFAIQLQHLDEKKAREQLDRLKPFVSPEKQATAERFRFLNDARRTLLGEVLIRQIIHHMHGTPIDQIAFDTEENGKPVVRQIPSFHFNLSHSGDWIVCAVDDAPVGIDIEEIKPIDLAIAKRFFSPEEYTDLLSKPAEQQEAYFFHLWSMKEAFIKMTGKGLSYGLSSFTARLSADGQASLTLPAHEPPCYVKTFSLDPAYQMAVCSRKPIFTEKIETLTCSEVLSRM, from the coding sequence ATGAAGATTTTTGCTATTCAATTACAACACTTAGATGAAAAAAAAGCACGTGAACAACTTGACCGGTTGAAACCCTTTGTGTCGCCTGAAAAGCAAGCAACTGCTGAACGCTTTCGCTTTCTTAATGATGCAAGAAGAACGCTGTTAGGTGAGGTGTTGATTCGTCAAATCATTCATCACATGCACGGCACTCCTATCGATCAGATTGCTTTTGACACAGAGGAAAATGGAAAGCCTGTCGTACGACAGATTCCATCGTTTCATTTTAACCTTTCTCATTCTGGCGATTGGATTGTGTGTGCAGTAGATGATGCACCCGTCGGCATTGATATTGAAGAGATAAAACCGATTGATCTGGCGATTGCCAAACGATTTTTTTCGCCTGAAGAATATACCGATTTACTCTCAAAACCGGCTGAACAACAAGAAGCCTACTTCTTTCATCTCTGGTCTATGAAGGAAGCTTTTATCAAGATGACGGGTAAGGGATTATCCTATGGTCTCTCGTCCTTTACAGCTCGCCTATCGGCTGATGGACAGGCTTCTTTGACATTACCTGCGCATGAACCACCTTGCTATGTCAAAACGTTCTCGCTTGATCCCGCCTATCAAATGGCGGTGTGCTCTAGAAAACCCATTTTCACAGAAAAAATAGAGACGCTCACCTGCTCAGAGGTGCTGTCTCGCATGTAA
- a CDS encoding amino acid permease, protein MVDVGQNQPEQLKRAMTSRHLFMISLGGVIGTGFFLGTGFTIGQAGPVGAVLSYIVGGLIMYLTMLCLGELSVALPVSGSFHTYATKFVSPAAGFAVGWIYWLGWAATVALEFLSAGQLMKRWFPHVDVWIWCFVFGLFLFLLNASSAKAFGESEFFFSTIKIVAILLFIGLGGAAMFGLIQTTGGEPAPYFSHFMSDGLFPNGFLAVVVTMITVNFAFQGTELIGIAAGESENPEKTVPRSIHQTVWRTLVFFVLSVFVLAGMVPWKEASVLESPFVTVFSRIGLPFAADIMNFVILIALLSVANSGLYASTRMLYSLSKEGMAGKIFKRVNQRGIPMNALLLTFLFTGISLLSGFFAEETVFVWIVSIAGMSAQAGWITITLSQLLFRRKYLKAGGKLENLKFKTPLYPFLPIIAITLNTIVLISLAFDPEQRIGLYVGVPLMIIGYVVYHCYIKKHQPKSEPLKLQIRGDEEIRF, encoded by the coding sequence ATGGTGGATGTTGGACAAAATCAGCCGGAACAATTGAAAAGGGCGATGACCTCCCGCCATTTATTTATGATTTCACTTGGCGGTGTCATTGGGACAGGCTTTTTCTTAGGAACTGGTTTTACAATTGGACAAGCAGGTCCAGTCGGAGCCGTTCTTTCTTATATTGTGGGCGGATTAATTATGTATTTAACCATGCTTTGTCTTGGTGAGCTGTCAGTCGCACTCCCTGTATCGGGTTCGTTTCATACGTATGCGACAAAATTTGTGAGTCCAGCGGCTGGATTCGCTGTAGGGTGGATTTATTGGCTTGGCTGGGCGGCGACAGTAGCGCTAGAATTTTTATCTGCAGGACAGCTTATGAAGCGATGGTTCCCGCATGTGGATGTGTGGATTTGGTGTTTCGTATTTGGGCTATTTCTTTTCTTATTAAATGCTAGTTCTGCTAAAGCGTTCGGGGAGTCGGAGTTTTTCTTTTCGACGATTAAGATCGTAGCCATCTTATTATTTATTGGACTTGGTGGAGCGGCAATGTTTGGTTTGATTCAAACGACTGGCGGAGAGCCAGCGCCTTATTTTAGCCATTTTATGAGTGATGGTTTATTTCCAAATGGGTTCCTAGCTGTTGTGGTCACGATGATTACGGTAAACTTTGCTTTTCAGGGAACGGAGCTCATTGGGATAGCCGCAGGAGAGAGTGAGAATCCTGAGAAAACTGTACCACGCTCCATTCATCAGACGGTTTGGCGGACGCTCGTCTTTTTCGTTTTATCTGTCTTCGTTTTAGCCGGCATGGTCCCATGGAAGGAAGCCAGTGTGTTAGAAAGTCCGTTTGTGACGGTATTTTCGCGAATTGGGTTACCTTTTGCAGCCGACATTATGAACTTTGTCATTTTAATTGCTTTATTATCTGTTGCGAACTCTGGGTTGTATGCGTCGACGAGAATGCTATACTCCTTATCGAAGGAAGGAATGGCAGGAAAGATCTTCAAACGAGTCAATCAGCGCGGTATCCCGATGAATGCGTTGCTTCTCACATTCTTATTTACGGGCATTTCATTGTTATCTGGTTTCTTTGCAGAGGAAACCGTATTTGTATGGATTGTTTCAATTGCCGGTATGAGTGCACAAGCTGGCTGGATTACAATCACATTATCTCAACTGCTCTTCCGCAGAAAGTACCTGAAAGCAGGCGGAAAGCTAGAAAATTTAAAATTTAAAACACCGCTTTATCCGTTTCTGCCGATCATTGCGATCACGCTTAACACAATTGTTTTAATCAGCCTTGCCTTTGATCCAGAGCAGCGCATCGGCTTATATGTCGGCGTACCGCTGATGATCATTGGTTATGTCGTCTATCATTGCTATATCAAAAAACATCAGCCGAAAAGTGAACCGCTCAAGCTACAAATACGCGGAGATGAAGAGATCAGATTTTAA
- the tcyA gene encoding cystine ABC transporter substrate-binding lipoprotein TcyA: MKKIFFAIMLGACFALITACGSHANDNTNKQSASKESGDLWKSIQDKGVLTIGTEGTYAPFTFHDKKTDKLTGYDVEVITEVAKRLDLKPEFKETQWDSMFAGLNSKRFDVVANQVGKTGRENQYDFSDKYTTSQAVVVTKSDNNDIQKLSDVKGKKAAQSLTSNYNKLATDAGAKIEGVEGLAQSIQLIQQGRADLTFNDKLAVLNYLKTSGNKNLKIAFETGDPQETYFAFRKGSGEVVDKVNSALKEMKKDGTLAKISKKWFGEDVTK, translated from the coding sequence ATGAAGAAAATATTCTTTGCCATTATGTTAGGCGCTTGCTTTGCACTTATCACTGCATGTGGATCTCATGCAAATGACAACACGAATAAACAATCTGCGTCTAAAGAATCAGGTGACCTTTGGAAATCCATTCAGGATAAAGGCGTATTAACCATTGGAACAGAAGGTACTTACGCTCCTTTCACATTCCATGACAAAAAGACAGATAAATTGACTGGCTATGATGTTGAAGTCATTACAGAAGTCGCAAAACGCCTTGACTTAAAACCAGAATTCAAAGAAACACAATGGGACAGCATGTTTGCCGGGCTAAATTCGAAACGTTTTGATGTGGTTGCGAACCAAGTTGGTAAAACTGGACGCGAAAATCAATATGACTTCTCTGATAAATACACAACGTCTCAAGCGGTTGTTGTGACAAAATCAGATAACAATGACATTCAAAAGCTATCTGATGTCAAAGGGAAGAAAGCTGCACAATCTTTAACAAGTAACTACAATAAGCTTGCAACTGATGCAGGCGCTAAGATTGAAGGCGTTGAAGGTCTGGCACAATCCATTCAATTGATTCAGCAAGGACGTGCTGATCTCACGTTTAATGACAAACTTGCTGTGTTGAATTACTTGAAAACAAGCGGAAATAAAAACCTAAAAATTGCTTTCGAAACAGGAGATCCTCAGGAAACATATTTTGCCTTCAGAAAAGGCAGCGGCGAAGTCGTTGATAAAGTGAACAGTGCTTTAAAAGAAATGAAGAAAGACGGTACACTAGCAAAGATTTCAAAGAAATGGTTTGGTGAAGATGTTACAAAATAA